From the Erythrolamprus reginae isolate rEryReg1 chromosome Z, rEryReg1.hap1, whole genome shotgun sequence genome, one window contains:
- the LOC139153976 gene encoding LOW QUALITY PROTEIN: olfactory receptor 8H3-like (The sequence of the model RefSeq protein was modified relative to this genomic sequence to represent the inferred CDS: inserted 1 base in 1 codon) produces the protein MENQSTTVTSFILLGFSFNLYENIFLFLIFFLIYVITLVGNTLIVLVTTYIQSPMYFFLAHLAFLDICFSSVTVPKLLAMFYAGQTISYSACFSQTFFVFLTGTTEHYILXAMAYDRYAAICKPLHYVQIMNKAFCRLLVGGAWGVSFLCSTINVLPILRLNFCGPNIIRHFSCEFPNLLALSCSETFFNKLAFFMTGSVFAGSSLIIIVFSYIHIISTILKLNSTEAKRKTFSTCSAHLIVVALYYSTGCFRYMRPNSASSIILDELFSIQYGISTPMINPLIYSLKNREVKVAIKKLISYKS, from the exons ATGGAAAATCAGAGCACCACAGTGACTTCCTTTATTCTTTTAGGATTTTCGTTCAAcctatatgaaaatattttcctCTTCCTGATATTTTTCCTTATATATGTCATAACTTTGGTGGGAAATACGTTGATTGTATTGGTTACAACTTACATTCAAAGCCCCATGTATTTTTTCCTAGCACACCTGGCTTTCCTTgatatttgtttttcttctgttacTGTCCCAAAGTTATTAGCCATGTTCTATGCGGGCCAGACAATTTCATATTCTGCTTGCTTTAGTCAAACTTTCTTTGTCTTTCTAACAGGTACCACTGAACATTACATCT CAGCAATGGCTTATGACCGATATGCTGCCATTTGCAAGCCTCTCCATTATGTACAAATTATGAACAAAGCATTTTGTAGGCTACTGGTGGGTGGTGCATGGGGAGTTAGTTTCTTATGTTCCACAATAAACGTTTTACCCATTTTGAGGTTAAATTTCTGTGGACCAAATATTATCAGGCATTTCAGTTGTGAATTTCCAAATCTTCTTGCACTTTCCTGCTCAGAAACTTTTTTCAATAAACTGGCATTCTTCATGACAGGAAGTGTCTTTGCAGGTAgttcattaattattattgtattttcatACATCCATATCATCTCAACTATCTTGAAGCTGAActccacagaagcaaaaagaaaaactttCTCTACCTGTAGTGCTCACCTTATTGTTGTGGCTTTGTATTATAGCACTGGATGTTTTAGGTATATGAGACCTAACTCagcctcttcaattattttggaTGAACTCTTTTCCATTCAATATGGCATTTCAACACCCATGATAAACCCCCTTATCTACAGCCTGAAAAACAGAGAAGTGAAGGTAGCTATCAAAAAGCTAATCAGTTACAAATCTTAA
- the LOC139153975 gene encoding olfactory receptor 5A1-like: MENQTDFILLGLSGDPQLQNWLFFIFSTIFLITMSGNITIILIIKIDPSLSVPMYYFLSHLSFVDMCYSINIVPKMLMNFLMKQKTISFTFCILQMFCTLLLGVTEIFLLSAMAYDRYAAVCQPLHYIMIMNKAICTYLVLGAWLIGLLSATINTVPIFNLHFCGLREINHFSCELPPLLKASCSDTFLSNLIILSFAVTCGLGSFLPTLVSYIHIISTIMNIHSAEGRSKAFSTCSSHLIVIGLQYMTGMSQYMKPRNVSSFILDEIISVQYNILTPMLNPIIYSLKNKEMKRALKGMCTQKINI; encoded by the coding sequence ATGGAGAACCAAACTGATTTTATTTTGCTTGGCCTTTCCGGTGATCCTCAACTACAGAACTGGCTCTTCTTTATCTTTTCAACCATTTTTCTCATCACAATGTCAGGAAATATCACAATCATTTTGATAATCAAAATAGACCCTTCTCTCTCTGTACCCATGTACTATTTTTTATCTCATTTGTCCTTTGTTGATATGTGCTATTCAATTAACATTGTTCCTAAAATGTTAATGAATTTTCTTATGAAACAAAAGACTATTTCCTTCACTTTCTGCATTTTACAAATGTTTTGTACGCTTCTACTAGGCGTTACAGAAATTTTCCTGTTGTCAGCAATGGCATATGATAGATATGCTGCAGTATGTCAACCACTTCATTATATAATGAtcatgaataaagcaatatgCACTTACTTAGTTTTAGGAGCATGGCTAATAGGCTTGTTATCTGCAACAATAAACACAGTGCCCATTTTTAACTTACACTTTTGTGGCCTCCGTGAAATTAATCACTTTAGCTGTGAGCTTCCTCCATTATTGAAAGCATCCTGTTCTGACACTTTTCTAAGTAATTTGATCATTTTGTCTTTTGCTGTTACATGTGGACTTGGTTCCTTCTTACCAACATTGGTCTCTTATATTCATATCATCTCCACCATCATGAACATCCATTCTGCAGAAGGTAGAAGTAAAGCTTTCTCTACGTGCAGTTCCCATCTCATTGTAATAGGTTTACAATATATGACAGGAATGTCCCAGTACATGAAACCCAgaaatgtttcttcttttatACTGGACGAGATTATCTCTGTTCAATATAACATTCTGACCCCAATGCTGAATCCAATTatctatagtctgaaaaataaggAAATGAAGAGAGCACTTAAAGGAATGTGTAcgcaaaaaataaatatttga
- the LOC139153595 gene encoding LOW QUALITY PROTEIN: olfactory receptor 8H3-like (The sequence of the model RefSeq protein was modified relative to this genomic sequence to represent the inferred CDS: deleted 1 base in 1 codon), whose amino-acid sequence MENQNATMTSFALLGFSYSITINTFLFLVFLLMYTLTLLGNIIILEVTNHLQSPMYFFIMHLAFIDICFSSITVPKLLVIFWARQTISYYGCFIQMFFVFVTGSTEDYVLAAMAYDRYAAICKPLHYVQIVSKACCRWLVGGAWAIGFLCAMINILPALKLDFCESNFIRDFSCEFPSVLALSCTETSSNWMAFLISGGAVSGCSLIIILLSYIHIISTILKLNSVEAKQKTFSTCSSHIIVVVLYYGTACFRNMRPSSASSVIVDELFSIQYKISTPMLNPLIYSLKNREVKEAIKKLMGYKPL is encoded by the exons atggaaaatcaGAATGCCACCATGACATCTTTTGCCCTTCTGGGATTTTCCTACAGCATTACAATTAATACT TTCCTCTTCTTGGTATTTTTGCTTATGTATACCTTAACTTTATTGGGAAATATCATAATTTTGGAAGTCACCAATCATCTCCAAAGCCCCATGTACTTTTTTATAATGCATCTTGCTTTCATTGATATATGTTTTTCTTCCATCACTGTGCCAAAGCTGCTGGTGATTTTCTGGGCAAGACAGACTATATCTTATTATGGATGCTTTATTcagatgttttttgtttttgtcacAGGAAGCACTGAAGATTACGTCCTTGCTGCAATGGCCTATGACCGATATGCTGCCATTTGCAAGCCGCTCCATTATGTTCAAATTGTGAGCAAAGCATGTTGTAGGTGGCTGGTGGGTGGAGCATGGGCAATTGGTTTCTTATGTGCCATGATAAATATATTACCTGCTTTGAAACTAGACTTCTGTGAGTCAAATTTTATTAGGGATTTCAGCTGTGAATTTCCATCTGTGCTTGCCTTATCCTGCACAGAAACATCCTCCAATTGGATGGCATTTCTGATATCTGGTGGTGCTGTTTCTGGTTGTTCATTGATCATCATTCTTCTCTCCTACATCCATATCATTTCAACCATCCTGAAGTTAAACTCAGTGGAAGCAAAACAGAAAACATTCTCTACCTGTAGTTCTCACATTATTGTTGTGGTTTTGTATTATGGCACTGCCTGTTTCAGGAATATGAGGCCGAGCTCAGCTTCCTCAGTTATTGTCGATGAACTTTTCTCTATTCAGTATAAGATTTCAACACCCATGCTGAACCCCCTAATCTACAGCCTGAAAAACAGGGAAGTGAAGGAAGCCATCAAAAAATTAATGGGCTACAAACCCTTGTAA